The following are from one region of the Sandaracinus amylolyticus genome:
- a CDS encoding serine/threonine-protein kinase has product MVSRGHDASSVDDESRAFYQARLALYARILTILGLAFLVLVLIVEATVAGIDLVFGDLSTRFRILHVALIGLFVGIWLFTRSGRRARGALEAIDVGGNLLAYVLIALMVSRANLGLERTMALLLTELLMARAILVPSAASRTLALGVTATVISMLTTWLVHTTSGPWDARAWAAMIDAFGWPAFSTVVATVASHTIFGLRAEVRQARRLGQYVLEAKLGEGGMGVVYRAHHALLRRPTAIKLLPPERVGAEMLARFEREVRQTARLTHPNTVQIYDYGRTPDGIFYYAMEYLPGCDLELVVSETGPMPPARVVHVVAQIASALAEAHELGLVHRDVKPANVILTTRAGEHDVAKVVDFGLVKDLARDPAGSMTHDATIRGTPLYLAPETIGTGVVAPASDLYSLGALTYFLITGTHVFRGHNVVEICAHHLHSEPEPPSARLGAPLPEGLEALVLQCLAKAPGERPASARALRASLRALRIEPWSEEDAARFWTEHGGSLETARAHRAKHGASTGRDRSVAIDLGARS; this is encoded by the coding sequence ATGGTCAGCCGGGGGCACGACGCGAGCTCGGTCGACGACGAGAGCCGCGCGTTCTACCAGGCGCGGCTCGCGCTGTACGCACGCATCCTCACGATCCTCGGCCTCGCCTTCCTCGTGCTGGTGCTGATCGTCGAGGCCACCGTCGCAGGCATCGACCTCGTCTTCGGCGACCTCTCGACGCGCTTCCGCATCCTGCACGTCGCGCTGATCGGGCTCTTCGTCGGCATCTGGCTGTTCACCCGCAGCGGGCGCCGCGCGCGCGGCGCGCTCGAGGCGATCGACGTGGGCGGCAACCTGCTCGCGTACGTGCTGATCGCGCTGATGGTCTCCCGCGCGAACCTCGGGCTCGAGCGCACGATGGCGCTGCTCCTCACCGAGCTCCTGATGGCACGCGCGATCCTCGTGCCCTCCGCGGCGTCGCGCACCCTCGCGCTCGGCGTCACGGCCACCGTGATCTCGATGCTCACCACGTGGCTCGTCCACACGACGAGCGGCCCCTGGGACGCGCGCGCGTGGGCCGCGATGATCGACGCGTTCGGGTGGCCGGCGTTCTCCACCGTCGTCGCGACCGTCGCGTCGCACACCATCTTCGGCCTGCGCGCCGAGGTGCGTCAGGCGCGACGCCTCGGTCAGTACGTGCTCGAGGCGAAGCTCGGCGAGGGCGGCATGGGCGTCGTCTACCGCGCGCACCACGCGCTCCTGCGCCGTCCCACCGCGATCAAGCTGCTGCCGCCCGAGCGCGTCGGCGCGGAGATGCTCGCGCGCTTCGAGCGCGAGGTGCGTCAGACCGCGCGCCTCACGCACCCGAACACGGTGCAGATCTACGACTACGGCCGCACGCCCGACGGCATCTTCTACTACGCGATGGAGTATCTGCCGGGCTGCGACCTCGAGCTCGTGGTGAGCGAGACCGGGCCGATGCCGCCCGCGCGCGTGGTGCACGTCGTCGCGCAGATCGCGTCGGCGCTCGCCGAGGCGCACGAGCTCGGCCTGGTGCACCGCGACGTGAAGCCCGCGAACGTGATCCTCACCACGCGCGCCGGCGAGCACGACGTCGCGAAGGTCGTCGACTTCGGGCTCGTGAAGGATCTCGCGCGCGACCCCGCGGGCTCGATGACGCACGACGCGACGATCCGCGGCACGCCGCTCTATCTCGCACCCGAGACGATCGGCACCGGCGTCGTGGCGCCGGCGTCGGATCTCTACTCGCTCGGTGCGCTCACGTACTTCCTGATCACCGGGACCCACGTGTTCCGCGGTCACAACGTCGTCGAGATCTGCGCGCACCACCTGCACTCCGAGCCCGAGCCGCCGAGCGCGCGACTCGGCGCGCCGCTGCCCGAAGGGCTCGAGGCGCTGGTGCTGCAGTGCCTCGCGAAGGCCCCGGGCGAACGTCCCGCGAGCGCACGCGCGCTGCGCGCCTCGCTGCGGGCGCTGCGCATCGAGCCGTGGTCGGAAGAAGACGCGGCGCGCTTCTGGACCGAGCACGGCGGATCGCTCGAGACGGCACGCGCCCACCGCGCGAAGCACGGTGCGTCGACCGGCCGCGATCGCAGCGTCGCGATCGATCTCGGCGCCAGGAGCTGA
- a CDS encoding SDR family NAD(P)-dependent oxidoreductase: MESRIALVTGASSGLGLATATTLAARGFRVFGTSRSGSGGPPGTEMRALDVDDDASVRACVGALGRIDVLVNNAGRAVVGACEETSADEARALFETNLLGVMRMVAAVLPIMRAHGGGTIVNVGSLSGFVGVPFHGVYAASKHALAGYTEALRLEVAPDGVRVSLVEPAAHRTGIQVARPARPMARYDEGRARVEAIIRAQIDGGASPQRVADAIATLATSTSPPFRVRVGGKATFAAWARRLLPLGAFEHVMRREFRLP, translated from the coding sequence ATGGAGAGCAGGATCGCACTGGTGACCGGGGCTTCGTCGGGGCTCGGCCTCGCGACCGCGACGACGCTCGCGGCGCGCGGCTTCCGCGTCTTCGGCACGAGCCGCAGCGGATCGGGCGGCCCGCCCGGCACCGAGATGCGCGCGCTCGACGTCGACGACGATGCATCGGTGCGCGCCTGCGTCGGCGCGCTCGGGCGGATCGACGTGCTGGTGAACAACGCCGGGCGCGCGGTGGTCGGCGCCTGCGAGGAGACCAGCGCCGACGAAGCACGCGCGCTCTTCGAGACCAACCTGCTCGGCGTGATGCGGATGGTCGCGGCGGTGCTCCCGATCATGCGCGCGCACGGGGGCGGGACGATCGTGAACGTGGGCTCGCTCTCCGGCTTCGTCGGCGTGCCGTTCCACGGCGTGTACGCCGCGAGCAAACACGCGCTCGCGGGCTACACCGAGGCGCTGCGGCTCGAGGTCGCGCCCGACGGAGTGCGGGTGTCGCTGGTCGAGCCCGCCGCGCACCGCACCGGGATCCAGGTGGCGCGCCCCGCGCGACCGATGGCGCGCTACGACGAAGGACGCGCTCGTGTCGAGGCGATCATCCGCGCGCAGATCGACGGCGGCGCGAGCCCGCAGCGCGTCGCCGACGCGATCGCGACGCTCGCGACCAGCACGTCGCCGCCGTTCCGGGTCCGAGTCGGCGGCAAAGCGACGTTCGCCGCGTGGGCGCGACGCCTCTTGCCGCTCGGCGCGTTCGAGCACGTGATGCGCCGCGAGTTCCGGCTCCCGTGA
- a CDS encoding TetR/AcrR family transcriptional regulator gives MTPRQDRARASVDAIVAAAEIVLREEGFARTTTNRIAKRAGVNVGLVYRYFAGKEAIVGAITERVADVTFDAIRSALEAHASSPLPVALRAVVMVLVDTPGVDPRLHRELVEHLDVTRRRAMVQALRARTATLFAAFLDARRDTLRPDLDREALVFVIEHAMDAATHAIAFYRPAELDRDRAIDALVDLLSRALLPTSRA, from the coding sequence GTGACGCCGCGCCAGGATCGTGCGCGCGCGAGCGTCGACGCGATCGTCGCAGCCGCCGAGATCGTGCTGCGCGAGGAGGGCTTCGCGCGCACCACGACGAACCGCATCGCGAAGCGCGCCGGCGTGAACGTCGGGCTCGTGTACCGCTACTTCGCGGGCAAGGAGGCGATCGTCGGGGCGATCACCGAGCGCGTCGCGGACGTGACGTTCGACGCGATCCGCAGCGCGCTCGAGGCCCACGCGTCGTCGCCGCTGCCGGTCGCGCTGCGCGCGGTGGTGATGGTGCTGGTCGACACGCCGGGCGTGGACCCGAGGCTCCATCGCGAGCTCGTCGAGCACCTCGACGTCACCCGTCGGCGCGCGATGGTCCAGGCGCTGCGCGCGCGCACGGCGACGCTGTTCGCGGCGTTCCTCGATGCCCGCCGCGACACGCTGCGTCCCGACCTCGATCGCGAGGCGCTCGTCTTCGTGATCGAGCACGCGATGGACGCGGCGACGCACGCGATCGCGTTCTATCGGCCCGCCGAGCTCGATCGCGACCGGGCGATCGACGCGCTCGTCGACCTGCTGTCGCGCGCGCTGCTTCCTACCAGTCGAGCGTGA
- a CDS encoding PhoX family protein, translating into MRAACALALSGMLATTGCTGEQGPPGVDGMDGTDGQNGMDGTDGTDGTDGTDGEDGTDGEDGTDGEDGEDGEDGVGFDDSSDIPTFVTELVDQVAAGTLPEGVVFPLDARATDSMRAVEGLKHETLVTWLEPITFRSGNTDSFFGSNADYIAYFGDGWDATAGDAPQWNGSGTSGWLWVNHEYVSNDGPTPTSPPSGQYLTLASWMQGRGLLANDPLSSTWDQPALDAFITQTRRQLGGSWVHIVRDPASGTWSVDRNAANRRFDATSATLARVTGMAVSADTRDDGTALPAGVVTGTLANCSGGQTPWGTVITAEENAQDYYGDAEACWSGQRFTAGPCAPGGDVAILTAPSSSSGFGRHSSAGARHPRDVYGFLTEIDPTAAPDEWYGRNAEGVGHRKLGAMGRAHWENATFATDEDWQLIEGQPVVVYAADDRQSGHIYRFVSAQPYTASMTRAQIRALLDQGTLYVAHFADMAQNGYELRSGASSETMRGTGRWIELSLTSTDLAPNGAALGDATMTVGAALASATWNGIGRFATDDAVRRALFTASHKIGVRELNRPEDVEWNPRDPSGTPRLYVAFTNQTGQRALMDDGSLAPTDATAYATAAYRPNDTAGSIFAIEEGTPATPATSETFTFWIVARGNTTNGAYDFGSPDNLMIDGYGHVWFGTDGTFGRSGHADAVYYLDLDPAHRTTATATYGRPFRVIAVPSDAEATGPTLSSDMRTFFVAVQHPGESVWSTWPATDLYARPRSGVVAISRRAR; encoded by the coding sequence ATGCGAGCAGCGTGTGCGCTCGCGCTGAGCGGCATGCTCGCGACGACGGGCTGCACGGGCGAGCAAGGCCCGCCGGGCGTCGACGGCATGGACGGGACCGACGGCCAGAACGGCATGGACGGCACCGACGGAACGGACGGCACCGACGGGACCGACGGTGAAGACGGAACCGACGGTGAAGACGGAACCGATGGTGAAGACGGGGAAGACGGCGAGGACGGCGTCGGGTTCGACGACTCGAGCGACATCCCGACCTTCGTGACCGAGCTCGTCGATCAGGTCGCGGCGGGCACGCTGCCCGAGGGTGTCGTGTTCCCGCTCGACGCGCGCGCGACCGACAGCATGCGCGCGGTCGAGGGCCTGAAGCACGAGACGCTCGTGACGTGGCTCGAGCCGATCACGTTCCGCAGCGGCAACACCGATTCGTTCTTCGGATCGAACGCCGACTACATCGCGTACTTCGGCGACGGCTGGGACGCGACCGCGGGTGACGCGCCGCAGTGGAACGGCAGCGGCACCAGCGGCTGGCTCTGGGTCAACCACGAGTACGTGTCGAACGACGGACCGACGCCGACGTCGCCGCCGAGCGGTCAGTACCTCACGCTCGCGAGCTGGATGCAGGGTCGCGGTCTGCTCGCGAACGATCCGCTCTCGAGCACGTGGGATCAGCCCGCGCTCGACGCGTTCATCACGCAGACGCGCCGTCAGCTCGGCGGCAGCTGGGTGCACATCGTGCGCGATCCCGCGAGCGGCACCTGGAGCGTCGATCGCAACGCGGCGAACCGCCGCTTCGACGCGACGAGCGCGACGCTCGCGCGCGTGACCGGCATGGCCGTGAGCGCCGACACCCGTGACGACGGCACCGCGCTCCCGGCGGGTGTCGTAACCGGCACGCTCGCGAACTGCTCGGGTGGCCAGACGCCCTGGGGCACCGTCATCACCGCCGAGGAGAACGCGCAGGACTACTACGGCGATGCCGAGGCGTGCTGGAGCGGCCAGCGCTTCACCGCGGGTCCCTGCGCGCCGGGCGGCGACGTCGCGATCCTCACCGCGCCGAGCAGCTCGTCGGGCTTCGGCCGGCACTCGTCGGCGGGCGCGCGCCATCCGCGCGACGTCTACGGGTTCCTCACCGAGATCGATCCCACCGCAGCGCCCGACGAGTGGTACGGCCGCAACGCCGAGGGCGTCGGTCACCGCAAGCTCGGCGCGATGGGCCGCGCGCACTGGGAGAACGCGACGTTCGCGACCGACGAGGACTGGCAGCTGATCGAGGGCCAGCCGGTCGTCGTGTACGCCGCCGACGATCGCCAGAGCGGCCACATCTATCGCTTCGTCAGCGCGCAGCCGTACACCGCGAGCATGACGCGCGCGCAGATCCGCGCGCTGCTCGATCAGGGCACGCTCTACGTCGCGCACTTCGCCGACATGGCGCAGAACGGCTACGAGCTGCGCAGCGGCGCGTCGAGCGAGACGATGCGCGGCACCGGCCGCTGGATCGAGCTCTCGCTCACCAGCACCGACCTCGCGCCCAACGGCGCGGCGCTCGGCGATGCGACGATGACGGTCGGCGCTGCGCTCGCGAGCGCGACGTGGAACGGCATCGGACGCTTCGCGACCGACGACGCGGTGCGCCGCGCGCTCTTCACCGCGAGCCACAAGATCGGCGTGCGCGAGCTGAACCGCCCCGAGGACGTCGAGTGGAACCCGCGTGATCCCAGCGGCACGCCGCGCCTCTACGTCGCGTTCACGAACCAGACCGGCCAGCGCGCGCTGATGGACGACGGATCGCTCGCGCCCACCGACGCCACCGCATACGCGACGGCGGCGTACCGCCCGAACGACACCGCGGGCTCGATCTTCGCGATCGAAGAGGGCACGCCCGCGACGCCCGCGACCAGCGAGACGTTCACGTTCTGGATCGTCGCGCGCGGCAACACGACGAACGGCGCGTACGACTTCGGCAGCCCCGACAACCTGATGATCGACGGCTACGGCCACGTGTGGTTCGGCACCGACGGCACCTTCGGGCGCAGCGGTCACGCCGACGCGGTCTACTACCTCGATCTCGATCCCGCGCACCGCACCACGGCGACCGCGACCTACGGCCGTCCGTTCCGCGTGATCGCGGTGCCGAGCGACGCCGAGGCCACCGGGCCCACGCTCTCGAGCGACATGCGCACGTTCTTCGTCGCGGTGCAGCACCCGGGCGAGAGCGTGTGGAGCACCTGGCCCGCGACCGATCTCTACGCGCGCCCGCGCTCGGGTGTCGTCGCGATCTCGCGCCGCGCTCGCTGA
- a CDS encoding NAD-dependent epimerase/dehydratase family protein, whose amino-acid sequence MRIAITGASGLVGGNLADVAIAAGHDVVCTKRAGSRVEHLAHLPIHWADADLASEDDLARAFEGAEIVVHCAAVVVTGKDADEVMRATNVDGTRHVIDACRRAKVRRLVHVSTVAAIGVSDGTRDATEDDPFNFAEHRLLDGYSETKRAAQDLVEAAARAGEIDAVIACPTLMWGPYDAKPSTGKLAVELAKGRIPGGTTGTNNIVDVRDVARGLLLCATRGRKGERYILGGENVTYHELFTRVARIGGFPAPRFVVPRALATTFGWLGDVAHRVGIPTAIDSMSVRWAYCPGFRFSHAKAARELGYAPGPADEGIRAGIEWMRGRGML is encoded by the coding sequence ATGCGCATCGCCATCACCGGCGCGAGTGGGCTCGTGGGCGGCAACCTCGCGGACGTTGCCATCGCGGCGGGGCACGACGTCGTGTGCACCAAACGCGCGGGTAGTCGCGTCGAGCACCTCGCGCACCTGCCGATCCACTGGGCCGACGCCGACCTCGCGTCGGAGGACGATCTCGCGCGCGCCTTCGAGGGCGCGGAGATCGTCGTCCACTGCGCCGCGGTCGTCGTCACCGGCAAGGACGCCGACGAGGTGATGCGCGCGACGAACGTCGACGGCACGCGTCACGTGATCGACGCATGCCGTCGCGCGAAGGTGCGGCGCCTGGTGCACGTCTCGACCGTCGCCGCGATCGGCGTGAGCGACGGGACGCGCGACGCGACCGAGGACGATCCCTTCAACTTCGCCGAGCACCGTCTCCTCGACGGCTACTCGGAGACCAAACGCGCCGCGCAGGATCTCGTCGAGGCCGCGGCGCGCGCCGGCGAGATCGACGCCGTCATCGCGTGCCCGACGCTCATGTGGGGCCCCTACGACGCGAAGCCGAGCACCGGAAAGCTCGCGGTCGAGCTCGCGAAGGGACGCATCCCCGGCGGCACCACCGGCACCAACAACATCGTCGACGTGCGCGACGTCGCGCGCGGCCTGCTGCTCTGCGCGACCCGGGGGCGCAAAGGCGAGCGCTACATCCTCGGCGGCGAGAACGTCACGTACCACGAGCTCTTCACGCGCGTGGCGCGCATCGGCGGCTTCCCCGCGCCGCGCTTCGTCGTGCCGCGCGCGCTGGCGACGACGTTCGGCTGGCTCGGCGACGTCGCGCATCGCGTCGGGATCCCGACCGCGATCGACTCGATGTCGGTGCGCTGGGCCTACTGCCCGGGCTTCCGCTTCTCGCACGCCAAAGCAGCGCGCGAGCTCGGGTACGCGCCCGGCCCCGCCGACGAGGGCATCCGCGCGGGCATCGAGTGGATGCGCGGGCGCGGGATGCTGTGA
- a CDS encoding class I SAM-dependent methyltransferase encodes MQTTSADAKFWDDIAEKYAAKPVDDVPAFERKKAITREHLRPDATILEIGCGTGSLALEMSRHAAHVHAMDISTEMIRIANRKKESQGVTNVSFHVGTLDGGSPLGAAKVDGVWAYSILHLVPDRKRTLRALFELLEPGGVFISSNVCLGDSWVPYGGLLAVMRWLGKAPAVRIYDRATIVREMNDAGFVDVEEKDVGAERTVAFLVARKP; translated from the coding sequence ATGCAGACGACGAGCGCCGACGCGAAGTTCTGGGACGACATCGCCGAGAAGTACGCGGCCAAGCCGGTCGACGACGTGCCGGCGTTCGAGCGCAAGAAGGCGATCACGCGCGAGCACCTACGGCCCGACGCGACGATCCTGGAGATCGGATGCGGCACCGGCTCGCTCGCGCTCGAGATGTCGCGGCACGCCGCGCACGTGCACGCGATGGACATCTCGACGGAGATGATCCGGATCGCGAACCGGAAGAAGGAGTCGCAAGGCGTGACGAACGTCTCCTTCCACGTGGGCACGCTCGACGGCGGCAGCCCGTTGGGCGCGGCGAAGGTCGACGGCGTCTGGGCCTACTCCATCCTGCACCTCGTGCCGGATCGGAAGCGCACGCTGCGCGCGCTCTTCGAGCTCCTCGAGCCGGGCGGCGTCTTCATCTCGTCCAACGTCTGCCTGGGTGATTCGTGGGTCCCCTACGGCGGCCTCCTCGCGGTCATGCGCTGGCTCGGCAAGGCGCCGGCGGTGCGCATCTACGATCGCGCGACGATCGTCCGCGAGATGAACGACGCGGGCTTCGTCGACGTGGAGGAGAAGGACGTCGGCGCCGAGCGCACGGTGGCGTTCCTGGTGGCGCGAAAGCCGTGA
- a CDS encoding LysR family transcriptional regulator, with amino-acid sequence MDWDDVRHFLALARARSVRAAGAALGVSHSTVARRVEALEARLGVKLFDRYRDGYLLTDAGTEMVAGAERVEREMAALERGVAGQDARLEGAIRVTCTDPFIAKILVRSLAPLCERQPGIELELSADAKYLDLSKREADVALRALALGASPPEHLIGRRLVPIVLCNYVAKAHADRLDPDRGGGPVRWLGSNLDKVMQELVGSSSHPGVPLWGTFESMAVMIQAAHAGLGLIMVPTYAGDPDPELERLAKPDLRHVGDFWLLGHRDLRDNARLRAAREVLTRGLLERLPLFRGEGDGWSENATLRSEVAPSARRARS; translated from the coding sequence GTGGACTGGGACGACGTGCGACATTTCCTCGCGCTCGCCCGGGCGCGCTCGGTCCGCGCCGCGGGCGCCGCCCTCGGAGTGAGCCACTCGACCGTCGCGAGGCGCGTCGAGGCGCTGGAGGCGCGGCTCGGCGTGAAGCTGTTCGACCGCTACCGCGACGGCTACCTCTTGACCGACGCGGGCACCGAGATGGTCGCCGGGGCGGAGCGCGTCGAGCGCGAGATGGCGGCGCTCGAGCGGGGCGTCGCGGGTCAGGACGCGCGTCTCGAGGGCGCGATCCGGGTGACGTGCACCGACCCGTTCATCGCGAAGATCCTGGTCCGCAGCCTCGCGCCGCTCTGCGAGCGACAACCGGGCATCGAGCTCGAGCTGAGCGCCGACGCGAAGTACCTGGATCTCTCGAAGCGCGAGGCCGACGTCGCGCTGCGCGCGCTCGCGCTGGGCGCGTCGCCACCCGAGCATCTGATCGGACGTCGGCTCGTCCCGATCGTGCTGTGCAACTACGTCGCGAAGGCGCACGCCGACAGGCTCGATCCCGATCGCGGGGGAGGTCCGGTGCGCTGGCTCGGCTCCAACCTCGACAAGGTCATGCAGGAGCTGGTCGGATCGTCGAGCCATCCCGGCGTGCCGCTCTGGGGCACGTTCGAGTCGATGGCCGTGATGATCCAGGCGGCGCATGCGGGCCTCGGCCTGATCATGGTGCCGACGTACGCCGGAGATCCCGACCCCGAGCTCGAGCGCCTCGCGAAGCCCGATCTCCGCCACGTCGGCGACTTCTGGCTCCTCGGCCACCGCGACCTTCGCGACAACGCGCGACTTCGCGCGGCGCGCGAGGTGCTCACGCGAGGACTGCTGGAACGTCTGCCGCTCTTTCGCGGAGAGGGCGACGGGTGGTCCGAAAACGCGACGCTGCGTTCCGAAGTCGCACCGAGCGCGCGCCGAGCGCGGTCGTAG